The Vicia villosa cultivar HV-30 ecotype Madison, WI linkage group LG1, Vvil1.0, whole genome shotgun sequence genome includes a region encoding these proteins:
- the LOC131598511 gene encoding protein MAIN-LIKE 1-like, translating to MGFPVLLALSRITHPWVVRRRGGAIAGMRQRGRQRREADGEGQQGAAPEVGPQHPAFPGGPTDTSLLVRYQRHVACHLWLGEERRPKPTLKVAAHGSKLIGWVPAMLPRQMENWLVASGLSSLQHTSLARVDTHLLSAFVERWHPETSSFHMPFGEMTITLDDVSCLLHVPIRGQLVDPDVVVTDYDAIHLAVELFGVSLSDATTEASAVRGPYYKMDWLKQVFEQQRAANNFTGAMRAYMMLLLGCTILADKTFTLVEAKYLPLLRDLDTCGSYCWGAAALVTLYRYLGDASFYSCKQLGSYASLLQCWIHEYFPTVGKRGTSELCGIDSPMARAMKWEYRQGTQKVADIRAVLDQLTPHDIVWRPFEDHRVHRPFDDICLYRGGLKWFGTVVLYLPDRCLRQFGYRQYIPTAPSNVDILDVDVEWATYMQSVLQVTRSHDDPPAAFATMPYETDDDYLPWYYTVSHPRLRAPQDDEPMEVPVPVYDEGPSDPRLSYISHELHHYLQRHQAVPEDEQFLEIFRALRLAQGGPLHREGPITYDNESD from the exons ATGGGGTTTCCGGTTCTTCTTGCCCTCAGCCGGATAACCCACCCTTGGG tggtTCGAAGAAGAGGAGGTGCGATCGCCGGAATGCGTCAAAGAGGAAGACAACGTCGAGAGGCTGATGGCGAGGGACAGCAGGGAGCTGCTCCTGAGGTTGGTCCGCAGCATCCGGCATTTCCCGGAGGACCTACTGATACATCTTTATTGGTTAGATATCAGAGGCACGTTGCCTGTCATTTATGGTTGGGCGAG GAGAGACGACCAAAGCCGACCTTAAAGGTTGCTGCACATGGCAGCAAATTAATAGGATGGGTTCCGGCAATGCTCCCAAGGCAGATGGAAAATTGGTTAGTTGCATCTGGCCTATCATCTTTGCAGCATACTAGTTTGGCCAGGGTAGATACGCATCTCTTATCTGCTTTTGTTGAGAGATGGCATCCTGAAACATCGTCATTTCATATGCCGTTCGGCGAGATGACCATCACGCTAGACGATGTTTCTTGTCTTCTTCATGTACCGATTAGGGGCCAGCTGGTTGACCCCGATGTTGTTGTCACCGATTATGATGCTATCCATCTAGCTGTTGAGTTGTTTGGTGTTTCGCTGAGTGATGCAACTACAGAGGCTTCTGCTGTAAGGGGTCCTTACTATAAAATGGATTGGTTGAAGCAAGTTTTTGAGCAACAAAGAGCTGCGAATAACTTTACAGGCGCTATGAGAGCATACATGATGTTGCTATTAGGTTGTACCATTCTTGCCGACAAGACTTTTACTCTTGTCGAGGCAAAATATCTTCCACTTTTGAGAGATTTGGATACTTGTGGAAGCTATTGCTGGGGGGCAGCTGCACTGGTTACTCTGTACAGATACTTAGGGGATGCCTCATTTTATTCATGCAAGCAGCTTGGCAGTTATGCCTCTCTTCTTCAG TGTTGGATTCATGAGTACTTTCCAACTGTTGGAAAGAGAGGTACTTCTGAGTTATGTGGCATTGATAGTCCGATGGCTAGGGCGATGAAATGGGAATATAGGCAGGGGACGCAAAAAGTGGCTGACATCCGAGCTGTGTTAGATCAGTTGACTCCTCACGATATTGTCTGGCGCCCTTTTGAGGATCATCGGGTGCACCGTCCTTTTGATGATATCTGTTTGTATCGGGGTGGTTTGAAGTGGTTTGGTACTGTAGTTCTATATTTACCTGACAGATGCTTGCGTCAGTTTGGATACAGACAGTACATACCGACTGCTCCTTCTAATGTAGACATACTTGATGTGGATGTTGAGTGGGCTACATATATGCAGAGTGTGTTGCAGGTGACCCGATCCCACGATGATCCCCCAGCTGCTTTTGCCACCATGCCATACGAGACAGACGATGATTATTTGCCGTGGTATTATACGGTGTCACATCCTCGTTTGAGAGCACCACAGGATGATGAGCCGATGGAGGTACCAGTGCCTGTCTATGACGAAGGACCGTCAGACCCGAGATTATCATATATATCTCATGAGCTTCATCATTACTTACAGCGTCATCAGGCTGTTCCTGAAGACGAACAGTTTCTGGAGATATTTAGAGCACTCAGACTTGCACAGGGCGGACCATTACATAGGGAAGGTCCAATTACTTATGACAATGAGTCTGATTGA